The following proteins come from a genomic window of Alicyclobacillus dauci:
- a CDS encoding Gfo/Idh/MocA family protein, which yields MTIKVGVIGTGSIADLAHLPNYHKHKDVELVALVDFNEARARMIADKYGVEHVYSDVARMFQNHQLDAVSICTPNTSHVPLALTAIEHGADVLLEKPLSTDYSEAQKLVEMAKQNNRICMIGMPHRFRNEARVLKRFVDNGDLGNLYYVKAKILRRRGTPTGWFTDKAKSGGGPLMDIGVHVLDLAWWITGMQKPTTISGQLVQGLGKYSTVMTSRWKSADGANQDNSVFDVEDFASAYIRFENGMVLSLEVSWALNGPQDDAVKVDVYGSQGGVSIDPLCFYGERSNVLAESHIDVVKNDFYQDEIDHFVECVKNHTQPLIDAEEGARVVQMLAAIVKSNELGREVVI from the coding sequence GTGACCATCAAAGTAGGTGTCATCGGAACGGGGTCCATTGCGGACCTCGCACATTTGCCGAATTACCACAAACACAAGGACGTGGAACTGGTAGCTCTTGTGGATTTTAATGAAGCGAGAGCTCGAATGATCGCCGACAAGTACGGTGTTGAACACGTATACTCCGATGTTGCTCGAATGTTTCAGAATCATCAGCTCGATGCGGTCAGCATCTGTACCCCTAATACAAGCCATGTACCGCTGGCGCTGACCGCCATTGAGCACGGTGCCGATGTACTTCTCGAGAAACCCCTGTCCACTGATTACAGTGAGGCACAGAAGTTAGTGGAAATGGCTAAACAGAATAATCGAATTTGCATGATTGGTATGCCGCACCGGTTCCGCAATGAGGCACGTGTATTGAAGCGCTTCGTTGACAACGGCGACCTTGGAAACTTGTATTACGTCAAGGCGAAAATTTTGCGTCGCCGTGGCACACCAACAGGTTGGTTTACCGACAAAGCGAAATCCGGCGGCGGACCACTTATGGACATCGGTGTACACGTACTCGATCTAGCCTGGTGGATCACAGGCATGCAGAAGCCGACAACTATCTCGGGTCAATTAGTTCAGGGTCTAGGGAAATATAGCACAGTCATGACTTCGAGGTGGAAGTCTGCTGACGGAGCGAATCAGGACAATTCGGTCTTTGACGTAGAGGATTTTGCTAGTGCCTATATTCGCTTTGAAAACGGAATGGTCTTGAGTCTTGAAGTCAGTTGGGCGCTGAACGGTCCACAAGACGACGCTGTAAAAGTGGATGTTTACGGCAGCCAGGGTGGTGTGTCAATCGATCCGCTCTGTTTCTACGGCGAACGTTCAAACGTGTTGGCGGAAAGCCACATCGACGTCGTAAAGAATGACTTTTATCAGGATGAAATCGATCATTTCGTGGAATGCGTGAAAAATCACACACAGCCGCTGATCGACGCCGAGGAAGGTGCTCGAGTCGTGCAAATGCTTGCGGCGATTGTCAAGTCCAACGAATTAGGTCGCGAAGTCGTTATCTGA
- a CDS encoding sugar phosphate isomerase/epimerase family protein, translating to MHLCVSMWSLHRKFFDDGWTVMDFLEFCSTHDIQHVELLDVFWRDEANEVAKVLEYVHDHEMTVDVYAVTNDCVQSDRSKREQALASVLKGVEMAKKFSAPVVRVFAGDLKEGYDFDSAVGYIVDGFKEATARIQNDNVVLALENHGKLAGRGDQVKRIILDVGSDKLRSTFDVGNFYLVGQQPMEALAELSGYVAHVHAKDFEPSDKGFLATTGEYFAGRECGSGIVPYGDVVNMLRTIRYDASLSLEYEGDGDEIDGVLKSLAFLRSVVDQTTNV from the coding sequence ATGCATCTTTGTGTCAGTATGTGGAGTCTACATCGCAAGTTCTTTGACGATGGCTGGACAGTCATGGACTTTCTTGAGTTTTGTTCTACACACGACATTCAGCACGTTGAACTTCTCGATGTGTTCTGGCGGGACGAGGCGAATGAGGTTGCTAAGGTTCTAGAGTACGTGCATGACCACGAGATGACGGTTGATGTGTACGCAGTGACAAATGACTGTGTTCAGTCGGATCGTTCCAAACGCGAACAGGCACTCGCTTCTGTGTTAAAGGGCGTTGAAATGGCTAAGAAATTTTCCGCTCCGGTCGTGCGAGTGTTCGCGGGTGATCTGAAGGAAGGATACGATTTTGATTCCGCCGTGGGATATATTGTTGACGGTTTCAAAGAGGCGACGGCGCGGATCCAAAACGACAATGTTGTCTTGGCGCTCGAAAATCACGGGAAGTTGGCTGGACGTGGGGATCAGGTAAAGCGGATCATTCTCGATGTCGGATCTGACAAACTGCGATCGACATTCGATGTTGGAAATTTCTATTTGGTTGGTCAGCAGCCCATGGAAGCACTGGCTGAGCTGTCCGGCTATGTCGCCCATGTGCACGCGAAAGACTTCGAACCAAGTGACAAAGGATTCCTCGCCACGACGGGTGAGTATTTTGCCGGCAGGGAATGCGGAAGCGGAATCGTCCCATATGGGGATGTTGTCAATATGCTGCGCACCATTCGTTATGACGCAAGTTTGTCTCTTGAGTACGAAGGAGATGGAGACGAAATCGACGGTGTCCTAAAGAGTCTGGCATTCTTGCGATCCGTCGTTGACCAGACAACGAACGTCTGA
- a CDS encoding CoA-binding protein has product MFQNPNDETIAKILEDAKTIAVVGLSDKPERDSYRVAEYLQRHGYRIIPVNPSIDTVLGQKSVPSLRDLDDPVDIIDVFRRSDALPAVVDESLTLSAPVIWAQLGIINEDAAQTATENGKTMIMDRCIKIEHSRLLRS; this is encoded by the coding sequence GTGTTCCAAAACCCGAATGACGAAACAATTGCCAAAATTCTCGAAGATGCGAAGACCATCGCTGTTGTTGGACTTTCGGACAAGCCCGAGCGAGACAGCTACAGAGTGGCTGAATACCTTCAGCGGCACGGATATCGTATCATCCCGGTCAATCCGTCGATCGATACAGTGTTGGGCCAAAAATCTGTGCCTTCCCTGCGCGATCTGGACGATCCCGTCGATATCATCGATGTATTCCGTCGCAGTGACGCACTTCCGGCTGTTGTAGACGAGTCATTGACCCTGTCCGCCCCAGTCATTTGGGCGCAACTCGGTATCATCAACGAGGATGCAGCACAAACGGCGACGGAAAATGGCAAGACAATGATTATGGACCGTTGCATCAAAATCGAACACAGTAGACTCCTCAGGTCGTAA
- a CDS encoding ABC transporter ATP-binding protein: protein MSLPSEEILSTSEELIRTSGLTVTFKTSRGELVACDQIDLTVRKGTSVGIVGESGSGKSTLIRAVQMLVRPTAGEVFLGGVNVTRMSEKALRAHRSKLQFVAQDPYGSLLPNYTVGENIMEPLAIHRVGDRRSNAERALALMERVGLSPGHFHSYPHELSGGQQQRVAVAQALALLPEVLILDEAVSSLDVSIQAQILNLLQKLKVEMGLTYLFISHNLAVIRLMCERTVVMYLGRIVEYGQSDELFANPLHPYTRTLISAIPAFTVDGVTPLDESQLAQGERPSPTNVPKGCAYHTRCPFVRDKCVAERPVLRQIGDQTVACHFAEEFM, encoded by the coding sequence GTGAGCTTACCCAGTGAAGAAATCCTCAGCACCAGCGAAGAATTAATTCGTACAAGTGGGCTCACCGTCACGTTCAAAACGAGTCGCGGCGAGTTGGTAGCCTGTGACCAAATCGACCTGACCGTGAGGAAGGGCACTAGCGTGGGGATCGTTGGAGAGAGCGGCAGCGGGAAGTCGACCCTGATTCGCGCTGTGCAGATGCTCGTTCGTCCCACTGCAGGGGAGGTCTTTCTCGGAGGGGTCAATGTGACACGGATGTCAGAAAAGGCCCTGCGAGCTCATCGAAGTAAGCTGCAATTCGTGGCCCAAGATCCGTACGGATCGCTGTTGCCCAACTATACGGTTGGCGAGAATATCATGGAGCCGCTCGCCATTCATCGCGTCGGTGACAGGCGCAGTAATGCTGAGCGAGCCTTGGCTTTAATGGAACGTGTCGGTCTCTCACCGGGGCATTTCCACTCTTATCCTCACGAGCTGAGCGGCGGGCAACAGCAACGTGTAGCAGTGGCCCAGGCACTGGCGTTGCTCCCAGAGGTGCTCATTCTCGATGAAGCTGTATCCAGCTTGGACGTTTCGATTCAAGCTCAAATACTCAATCTGTTACAAAAGTTAAAGGTGGAAATGGGTCTCACCTATTTATTTATTTCTCACAATTTGGCTGTCATTCGCCTGATGTGCGAACGGACGGTTGTGATGTATTTGGGGCGGATCGTTGAATATGGACAGTCTGATGAGCTGTTCGCGAATCCCCTACACCCGTATACCAGAACGCTCATCAGTGCCATTCCTGCCTTCACTGTGGACGGCGTGACACCTTTGGACGAGAGTCAACTGGCCCAGGGCGAGCGGCCTTCACCTACCAACGTTCCGAAAGGATGTGCTTATCACACCCGTTGTCCGTTTGTGAGGGATAAGTGTGTGGCCGAGCGACCCGTCCTCAGACAAATCGGTGACCAAACTGTCGCATGCCACTTTGCTGAAGAATTCATGTGA
- a CDS encoding Gfo/Idh/MocA family protein yields MKVGIISFAHMHAHAYTEALKHIPDVELSIISDENEERGMIASDKFDVPYVSDYHDLLDTDVDAVIVCAENAQHARIVVAAAQAKKHVLCEKPIATTVEDAVRMVEACEEHGTILQIAFPVRFQPSIRRVKALIDEGKLGRILAIRGTNRGQNPGGWFVDPELSGGGAVMDHTVHVIDLMRWFTGSEVREVYAEIDTHFNQDLRVDDCGLLVFDFENGVVASHDPSWSRCKTYPTWGDVTLEVIGTDGVVEVDAFAQAMTLHSDTLGHATYQNWGDDMDQLLVADFVHSVRAKQDASVTGEDGLRALEVALAAYRSADTKSPVKLARR; encoded by the coding sequence GTGAAGGTAGGGATCATCAGTTTCGCTCACATGCATGCTCACGCGTACACCGAGGCATTGAAACACATCCCGGACGTGGAACTCTCCATCATCTCTGACGAAAATGAAGAGCGTGGCATGATTGCCTCAGATAAGTTTGATGTTCCGTATGTAAGCGACTACCACGATTTGCTGGACACGGATGTCGACGCTGTTATCGTGTGTGCGGAAAATGCTCAGCACGCCCGCATCGTCGTGGCTGCAGCACAGGCAAAGAAGCACGTACTTTGTGAAAAGCCCATCGCCACGACCGTTGAAGATGCAGTTCGCATGGTTGAAGCGTGCGAGGAGCACGGGACGATCTTACAAATTGCCTTTCCAGTTCGATTTCAACCTTCCATCCGCCGGGTGAAGGCGTTAATTGACGAGGGGAAACTGGGAAGAATTCTCGCCATTCGTGGAACGAACCGCGGACAAAATCCTGGTGGCTGGTTCGTGGACCCGGAGCTGTCAGGCGGCGGTGCCGTCATGGATCATACGGTTCATGTGATCGACTTGATGCGCTGGTTTACGGGAAGTGAAGTACGTGAGGTGTACGCGGAAATTGATACACACTTTAACCAGGACCTGCGCGTCGACGACTGCGGCTTGTTGGTTTTCGACTTTGAAAATGGTGTCGTAGCGTCCCACGACCCGAGCTGGTCTCGGTGTAAAACATATCCGACCTGGGGAGATGTTACGCTCGAAGTGATTGGCACAGATGGCGTTGTGGAAGTGGATGCATTTGCCCAAGCTATGACACTTCACAGCGATACTCTAGGACATGCCACGTATCAAAACTGGGGCGACGACATGGATCAACTCCTTGTCGCCGATTTCGTCCACAGCGTACGAGCGAAGCAGGATGCATCGGTGACCGGGGAAGATGGACTGCGGGCATTGGAAGTCGCCCTTGCCGCCTATCGCTCTGCCGATACGAAGTCTCCAGTAAAACTCGCGCGGCGATAG
- a CDS encoding Gfo/Idh/MocA family protein, with protein sequence MFRVALVGCGTIGSVHAAGYLRMANATLVGIVDIRENHGRKMAKRFDTQWYSSLQQILEAEEVDVVDVCVPTYLHRSIVEQAARAGKHVICEKPIARTLDDAEAIIRICSEYGIRLFIAQVLRFFPQYRQTHELLEAGAMGSVGTARAMRGGGFPQGWNDWYASVERSGTLVVDMIIHDFDFLRWCFGEVQRVYAKGLLGRELNRLDHAFVSLRFQNGVIAHVEGTWAYPSGFRTMLEVAGTEGVLEHRSDEEMPIHLSLRQNGTETGGVAVPESPLDKDPYQLELEHFLSCIETASDALVTPHDAYKALEISLAALKSIQTGEPVELGGSM encoded by the coding sequence ATGTTTCGAGTAGCGCTCGTAGGATGCGGGACAATCGGCAGCGTTCACGCGGCCGGCTATTTACGCATGGCGAATGCGACCCTAGTTGGTATCGTCGATATTCGCGAAAACCATGGACGGAAGATGGCAAAGAGGTTTGACACACAATGGTACAGTTCGCTGCAGCAAATACTTGAGGCTGAAGAGGTCGACGTCGTAGACGTTTGTGTCCCGACGTATTTGCACCGCTCAATCGTAGAGCAAGCCGCGCGGGCCGGCAAACACGTGATCTGCGAAAAACCGATCGCCCGCACATTGGATGACGCCGAAGCCATCATTCGAATCTGCAGCGAGTACGGAATTCGGTTGTTCATTGCACAGGTTCTGCGGTTTTTCCCGCAATACCGCCAGACGCACGAACTGCTGGAAGCCGGAGCGATGGGTTCCGTGGGGACCGCCCGGGCAATGCGGGGTGGTGGATTCCCACAAGGATGGAACGATTGGTACGCGAGTGTTGAACGGAGTGGAACACTGGTCGTTGACATGATTATCCACGACTTTGATTTTTTACGCTGGTGCTTCGGTGAAGTTCAGCGTGTTTACGCAAAGGGATTACTTGGCCGTGAGCTCAATCGACTCGATCACGCCTTTGTCAGCCTGCGATTCCAAAACGGCGTGATCGCCCATGTCGAAGGGACGTGGGCTTATCCGTCAGGATTTCGGACCATGCTTGAAGTCGCTGGTACAGAGGGCGTCTTGGAGCATCGAAGCGACGAAGAAATGCCGATCCACCTGTCGCTCCGCCAGAACGGCACGGAGACAGGCGGCGTGGCCGTCCCTGAGAGTCCACTTGATAAAGACCCATACCAACTAGAACTGGAGCACTTTTTGTCCTGTATCGAGACGGCGAGCGATGCCCTTGTCACTCCACATGACGCGTATAAGGCGTTGGAGATCAGTTTGGCGGCATTAAAATCGATTCAAACGGGAGAGCCCGTGGAGTTAGGAGGATCCATGTGA
- a CDS encoding ROK family protein: MRYSIGVDIGATKILAGIVRQDGYVVERLRRSTPATDGELVVAAVVDVVKHLLESSRKQALPIDGIGVGTAGQIDFVRGRVLSGTPNIRNWENIELGAKLGSQFGVPVWVDNDVNVHLLAEVTLGAAQASENVVMLAFGTGVGGAVLVDGRILHGAWGGAAELGHTTVNFRGPMCNCGSRGCLELYGSGTGIAARMSERLTASGRSVSEVSSHEVFAKAVEGDSLARATIDEMVEAISFACVSLIHTFNPGMVILGGGVVANRRWVVDDVSTRVRKLGMKSLVQSVAFETPTFGPEAGLVGAALQVFINEQATGGNLS, from the coding sequence ATGCGCTATAGCATCGGTGTAGATATTGGTGCCACGAAGATATTAGCGGGTATCGTCCGTCAAGATGGGTACGTCGTTGAGCGGTTGCGCCGCAGTACACCAGCGACCGACGGCGAGCTTGTTGTCGCTGCGGTCGTGGATGTTGTCAAACATCTGTTGGAATCTTCGCGAAAGCAAGCGCTGCCTATCGATGGGATCGGAGTTGGGACGGCAGGGCAAATCGACTTTGTGCGGGGACGAGTGCTATCTGGGACGCCCAATATTCGGAATTGGGAGAACATTGAGCTTGGAGCGAAGTTGGGCTCCCAGTTCGGCGTGCCAGTGTGGGTCGATAACGATGTCAACGTCCACTTATTAGCTGAAGTCACCTTGGGCGCAGCGCAGGCGAGTGAAAATGTTGTGATGCTGGCTTTTGGGACGGGTGTTGGTGGCGCGGTTCTCGTCGACGGGCGGATACTACATGGCGCATGGGGCGGTGCAGCGGAGCTTGGCCATACCACTGTCAATTTTCGCGGACCGATGTGTAATTGCGGATCTCGGGGATGTCTGGAACTGTATGGATCCGGTACGGGGATTGCGGCAAGGATGAGCGAACGATTGACTGCTTCGGGACGATCAGTATCTGAAGTCTCCAGTCACGAGGTGTTCGCCAAAGCCGTTGAAGGGGATTCGCTCGCACGGGCAACCATTGACGAAATGGTAGAAGCAATCAGTTTTGCGTGTGTCAGTTTGATACACACATTCAACCCAGGCATGGTTATTCTCGGTGGCGGCGTTGTGGCAAACCGCCGCTGGGTGGTGGACGATGTATCAACTCGTGTACGAAAGCTTGGCATGAAATCACTTGTTCAGTCCGTTGCTTTTGAGACTCCGACGTTTGGGCCAGAGGCAGGTTTGGTTGGCGCGGCCCTTCAAGTTTTCATAAACGAACAGGCGACAGGGGGAAATTTATCGTGA
- the argC gene encoding N-acetyl-gamma-glutamyl-phosphate reductase, giving the protein MSDGTIRVGVIGATGYAGMELIRLLLGHPSMRLTYLAGSHARSAPFAELFPHMAHVAGTPVVAYHPEECQTACDLVFVALPSGQSGHIAADLWARGLRVIDLSGDLRLPSDLYRLWYDKEPVDEAAQRNAVYGLTEFAEEELKEASLVANPGCYATAVLLALKPLQDAPFVGMGGPIIADAKSGVTGAGRSPKTNLQFAELTDDFYAYRVGKHQHIPEVERALSDKFRLLLTTQMLPINRGIFASLYIPLGEVVSREEIYRRYVNCYENAAFVHVLSGEQVPHIKSVQGSNHCHIGLIVDERNRMLQVFSALDNLQKGAAGQALQNANVMCGVDQSAGLGAISTWI; this is encoded by the coding sequence GTGAGTGATGGGACGATCCGCGTCGGTGTGATTGGCGCAACAGGTTACGCTGGAATGGAACTCATTCGCCTGTTGCTCGGGCATCCGTCGATGCGCTTGACGTACTTGGCGGGATCGCATGCCCGTAGTGCGCCGTTTGCCGAGTTGTTTCCCCACATGGCTCATGTTGCGGGAACTCCGGTTGTGGCCTATCACCCGGAAGAATGTCAGACTGCATGCGATCTCGTCTTTGTCGCCCTTCCCTCGGGTCAGTCCGGGCACATCGCTGCAGATTTGTGGGCAAGAGGACTGCGGGTGATCGATCTCTCCGGTGACCTTCGCCTTCCGTCGGACCTCTACCGGTTGTGGTACGACAAAGAGCCTGTAGATGAGGCGGCTCAGAGGAACGCAGTCTATGGACTCACCGAGTTTGCGGAAGAGGAGTTGAAAGAGGCGTCTCTTGTTGCAAATCCGGGTTGTTATGCAACGGCGGTGTTGCTTGCGCTCAAACCACTCCAGGATGCGCCTTTTGTTGGGATGGGAGGACCGATTATTGCGGATGCCAAATCCGGTGTTACGGGTGCGGGCCGAAGCCCTAAGACAAACCTTCAATTTGCTGAATTAACCGATGATTTTTACGCATATCGGGTGGGCAAACATCAGCATATTCCCGAAGTGGAGAGGGCCCTATCGGATAAGTTTAGACTGCTCTTAACCACCCAGATGCTACCCATAAACCGAGGAATCTTTGCAAGTCTATACATTCCGCTGGGGGAAGTCGTTTCGCGTGAGGAAATCTATCGTCGCTATGTAAATTGTTATGAGAACGCAGCATTTGTACATGTGCTCTCAGGTGAACAAGTGCCTCATATCAAGTCCGTACAGGGATCAAATCACTGTCACATCGGGCTGATAGTAGACGAACGCAATCGTATGCTGCAGGTGTTTAGCGCACTTGACAATTTACAGAAGGGTGCTGCTGGGCAAGCGTTGCAAAATGCAAATGTCATGTGTGGAGTCGACCAATCAGCGGGGCTAGGGGCAATCTCAACGTGGATATGA
- a CDS encoding sugar phosphate isomerase/epimerase family protein has translation MKAGLNLWCFPEAWSFEEICRLAAQEGIDRIEVNLAEDGLFPLDGGTSLWSTRLQVAREFGLQVPSVATGLLWQYSLTSPDVSARRKAADVVRHMFELAKLAGAETVLVVPGAVTADVGYAEAYKRAQDELASLAEEAGQLGISIGIENVWNRFLLSPLELKRFIDEIGHPSVGVYLDVGNVLPNGFPEDWVNVLGNQLLKVHVKDFRLDIGNISGFVPIFHGDVNWTSVLNSLDHVGYNGDLIAEVPPGRNFPSENVLVTIRSLSVLCRRYDELRYQRR, from the coding sequence ATGAAGGCTGGGCTGAATCTATGGTGCTTTCCGGAGGCGTGGTCCTTTGAGGAAATTTGTCGTTTGGCTGCACAGGAGGGAATTGATCGAATTGAAGTCAACCTGGCCGAAGACGGCCTATTTCCGCTCGACGGCGGAACCAGCTTATGGTCAACCAGACTCCAAGTTGCGAGGGAATTTGGTCTTCAGGTTCCCAGTGTTGCGACTGGGTTGTTGTGGCAATATTCGTTGACTTCGCCAGATGTCTCCGCCAGGCGTAAAGCGGCTGACGTGGTCCGGCACATGTTTGAGTTAGCTAAACTTGCTGGAGCGGAGACGGTGTTGGTGGTCCCCGGTGCTGTGACGGCGGATGTGGGGTACGCCGAAGCGTATAAACGGGCGCAAGATGAACTTGCTAGTCTGGCGGAAGAGGCGGGGCAACTTGGTATTTCTATCGGGATCGAAAATGTGTGGAACAGGTTTCTCCTGAGCCCCCTCGAGTTGAAACGGTTTATTGACGAGATTGGCCATCCGAGTGTGGGTGTCTATTTAGATGTGGGGAACGTGTTGCCAAACGGATTTCCGGAGGACTGGGTGAACGTTCTAGGGAATCAGTTGCTCAAAGTTCACGTGAAAGATTTTCGCCTAGACATCGGAAACATTTCTGGCTTTGTGCCGATCTTTCATGGAGACGTAAATTGGACCTCCGTTCTTAACTCGCTCGATCACGTCGGTTATAACGGTGATTTAATCGCCGAGGTACCTCCTGGAAGGAATTTTCCTTCGGAAAATGTACTTGTGACAATTCGGTCTCTGAGCGTATTATGTCGAAGATACGATGAACTGAGATATCAAAGAAGATAG
- a CDS encoding metallophosphoesterase family protein, which translates to MTTGSSFRLAACSDLHFMAWAETLEPVDWVPALYHALQDISAQNPDMVVINGDLTNGKVRDYDLAMRALSQYVHVPVLYTMGNHEYYGFYEEENYSTKLAQERFLHFTKQNAIYFEKSLDNITLFCLSPEALHPHWHDSAWLSTVQLTWLRSRLETCSGPIAVFLHQPVNDTVANSENTCFQSLELVQILSSYPNDVFVVSGHTHQRMDQESQYVLKNGVHYIGGGCVLDPHPQTRFLDISDRDITLRIRDHKSVRWIPDYDLTIPFASKVI; encoded by the coding sequence TTGACCACTGGAAGTTCGTTCCGACTGGCAGCCTGCTCGGATCTACATTTTATGGCCTGGGCTGAGACACTCGAACCTGTAGATTGGGTACCCGCGTTGTATCATGCACTGCAGGACATTTCCGCACAAAACCCCGATATGGTCGTCATCAACGGCGATTTAACCAACGGTAAAGTGCGTGACTATGACCTGGCCATGCGTGCACTCAGCCAGTATGTTCATGTTCCCGTCCTCTACACCATGGGCAACCACGAATATTACGGGTTTTACGAGGAGGAAAACTATTCCACTAAACTCGCACAAGAGCGCTTTCTTCACTTCACCAAACAGAATGCAATCTATTTCGAGAAGTCTCTCGACAACATCACGCTATTTTGCTTGTCACCTGAGGCGCTCCACCCCCATTGGCACGATTCCGCTTGGCTGTCAACTGTTCAACTGACTTGGCTTCGGAGTCGATTGGAAACGTGCTCTGGCCCCATCGCTGTCTTTCTTCATCAACCAGTGAATGATACAGTGGCAAACTCCGAAAATACTTGCTTCCAGTCTCTCGAGTTAGTGCAAATCCTCTCGTCCTACCCAAACGACGTATTTGTTGTGAGTGGACATACCCATCAACGAATGGACCAAGAAAGTCAGTATGTTCTGAAAAACGGCGTGCACTACATTGGTGGAGGATGCGTCCTTGACCCACATCCGCAAACTCGGTTTCTCGACATTTCTGACCGGGACATCACGTTACGTATTCGTGACCATAAATCCGTACGCTGGATTCCCGATTACGACCTCACGATCCCGTTCGCTTCAAAAGTAATTTGA
- a CDS encoding MurR/RpiR family transcriptional regulator: protein MGKLQTSANTIAMLHSILPSLSKAEQKVATAVLENLNNTVYSSVTDLAELAEVGETTVIRFCRKLGYRGFQEFKLALAQDLVSPNQQVHGKIEENDSASVVCQKITLYNTQALEDTVSLLQEDQLQKATDALIRAKRQYFFGVGSSGMTAQDAQYRFMRLGFDAHCASDGHIIAMNCAMTTEEDVVFGISTSGSTKDLVDAVRIAKENGAFVICLTNHARSPVTSYADAILLAAAKETPLQGGAFASKLAQIHVLDILSTVVSMKQRTSTFDALNRTAKSVLDKLY from the coding sequence ATGGGGAAGTTACAAACGAGCGCCAATACAATCGCCATGCTCCACAGTATCCTTCCGTCTTTATCCAAAGCGGAACAAAAAGTGGCGACAGCTGTCCTTGAAAACCTGAATAACACGGTCTATTCGTCTGTGACGGATCTGGCCGAACTCGCCGAAGTTGGGGAGACGACAGTCATTCGCTTTTGTCGCAAACTTGGGTACCGTGGTTTTCAAGAGTTCAAACTGGCCTTGGCACAAGATTTGGTAAGTCCGAATCAACAGGTTCATGGAAAGATCGAAGAAAATGATAGCGCGAGTGTCGTGTGTCAGAAAATTACCTTGTACAACACACAGGCGCTCGAGGACACCGTTAGTCTGTTGCAAGAGGATCAACTGCAAAAGGCGACAGATGCTCTGATACGCGCAAAGCGACAGTATTTTTTCGGTGTCGGATCATCGGGAATGACGGCCCAAGACGCGCAGTATCGCTTTATGCGGCTTGGCTTTGATGCCCACTGTGCGTCAGATGGTCACATTATCGCCATGAACTGTGCCATGACAACGGAAGAAGACGTCGTCTTCGGTATTTCGACGTCGGGCAGCACGAAGGATCTGGTCGACGCTGTGAGAATTGCAAAGGAAAATGGAGCGTTTGTCATTTGCTTGACGAATCACGCCCGTTCTCCCGTGACATCGTACGCTGACGCGATATTGCTTGCAGCCGCTAAAGAAACACCGTTACAGGGCGGGGCCTTTGCATCCAAGTTGGCACAGATTCATGTACTCGATATTTTGTCGACGGTGGTGTCCATGAAGCAGCGGACGTCGACGTTCGATGCGTTGAACCGAACTGCCAAGTCTGTCCTTGACAAGTTATATTGA
- a CDS encoding N-acetylmannosamine-6-phosphate 2-epimerase produces the protein MNSEAFLERIRGGLIVSCQAIDDEPLSGAGVMPRMAVAAMAGGAVGIRANGAEDIRNIKAEVDLPVIGIVKRNYADSPVYITPTLQEVEEVASAGADVVAIDATSRLRPNGLSLEKLISRIREAFPELLIMGDVSTLVEGIQAAALGVDFVASTMSGYTPYSPGTSQPDFQLIEALVQRVDIPVIAEGKIRSPDQAVRCIELGCCAVVVGSAITRPQEITRTFVESLERAVPLGKDRLAP, from the coding sequence ATGAATAGTGAAGCGTTTCTTGAGAGAATTCGTGGTGGGCTGATTGTTTCGTGTCAAGCGATTGATGACGAACCGCTGTCTGGTGCAGGCGTCATGCCGCGCATGGCCGTTGCTGCCATGGCCGGCGGTGCTGTTGGGATTCGGGCAAATGGTGCAGAGGATATTCGAAACATCAAGGCCGAGGTCGATCTACCCGTCATCGGTATCGTCAAGAGGAATTATGCGGACAGTCCGGTGTATATCACGCCAACCTTACAGGAAGTCGAGGAAGTGGCAAGTGCCGGTGCGGACGTGGTCGCGATTGATGCTACATCAAGACTGCGACCAAACGGCTTGTCACTAGAGAAACTGATCAGCAGGATTCGCGAAGCGTTCCCGGAACTATTAATTATGGGTGACGTATCCACCTTGGTAGAGGGGATTCAGGCGGCCGCATTAGGCGTCGACTTTGTTGCCTCGACCATGTCAGGGTACACACCTTATAGTCCAGGCACGAGTCAACCAGATTTCCAACTAATTGAGGCATTGGTACAACGCGTCGATATTCCGGTCATCGCGGAGGGGAAGATTCGCTCCCCAGATCAAGCAGTTCGATGCATCGAACTTGGGTGCTGTGCGGTTGTTGTGGGGTCGGCTATCACTCGGCCGCAGGAGATCACCCGCACATTCGTAGAAAGTCTAGAACGCGCTGTGCCACTGGGAAAGGATCGCTTAGCACCGTAG